The genomic interval CAATGCAGATACAGCAAAATCCGAACGTTACTGTTGTGCCTCAGAGTACTGAACAGTTCAATCAGGCTGTAACTTTCTACATGCAACGTCGAGATAAGCGATGGAGTCTGACGGACTGTAGCTCATTCTTGATGATGCAAGCTTTAGGGATCACAGAAGCTCTGGCTCATGACAGGCATTTTGAGCAGGCAGGATTCAGGGTTTTGCTCAAGAATTGAACTCATTTCACTCCTGACACCTGGTTAGAAAATAGGGGCACCGATCGCAACCAAACGATAAAATTAAGCTTTACCTGTCTGCGGGGTTGCCGTCATGGTACAGCAGTATGATCCATTTCCCTATTTTCCAACCGAAGACGAACTCCCCGATAGCGACAATCAGCCCGTGGATAATGAACTGCAACTTCTGCTCCCGATTCTTTTGAGAGCCATTTTGCTGATTGCGTGGGCAGACCGCCCCAATTGGTTTATGGGCGCAAATTTAGGACTCTACTACCATCCCAACGACCCCGCCATTGGTCCCGATGCGTTCCTCAGTTTAGGTGTTCCCCGGATTAGACCCAACGGTAAATTACGCTTGAGCTACGTTGTTTGGCAGGAAAATGATGTGATGCCCCAGTGGGTTCTTGAGATTGTTTCCAGGAAAACAGGGGGAGAATACAGCAGCAAGTTTAAGCTGTATGCCGAAATGGGAGTGCTGTATTACACCATCTATAATCCTGATCACTGGCGACGAGACAAACACGATCCGTTTGAAGTTTACCGATTAATCGATGGGAGTTATGTCCGTCAAGCTGGAAACCCGATTTGGATGCCAGAAATTGGTTTAGGAATCGGCGTTGAACGAGGCAACCATAATGGCTACCTGATGGACTGGCTGTACTGGTATAACGAGCAAGGAGAGCGCTTACCTGCACCAGAGAATATCCTTCAGCAAGAGCGGCAACGGGCAGAACAGGAACGGCAACGGGCAGAACAGGCAGAGCAAAGAGCATCGATCGCCGAACGACAAATCGAACAAGAACGACGCTTACGAGAAGAGTTATTGAACAAGCTACGACAACGCGGAATTGACCCCGAAGAGCTTTGAGATGAAGAATGAGGGATGGGGAAGGTAAGAGCTTTAAGTTTTAAGTTAATTCTCATCCCCTCCAACCCTCACCCCTCCCTCCTTACTTCTCACCCACCCATCGACTGGCGGACGTGATCCAGGATTTGTTGTTTGCGTTCTCTAGAACTGGTTGAGGTGGAGCGTTTGATGTAGTCTCCGTTGCTGCGAGCGAGGTGCTCCATAATGCGTCGTTTGCGATCGTCTTCACTAGCCATATGTAGAATCAGTCAGAAATAAGGATACGAATCTATTGTTACGAAACTTTACCCTTATTTACAAGACAAGCGAGAGGTAGTTGAGGGTTTTGAGTTTTAAGTTTTGAGTTTTAAGAAACAAGAACAAAATAAAGTCGGTAATTTGTAGGGGCTTGGCATACGGGCAAAAACCTTTGCCCTAACCGCAAGCCTATCTACCGCATGCCAAGCCCTTACACCTGGAATTGCCGGTGTTATTTGATTCGAGAACCGTAAGTTGGAGAATGAGTCATTGGTTATGGGTCGTTGGTTACTGAATTTGACCTACGATTCTCTGCTCCCCCCGTTGACTCGTGTCGGCTGACGCCCTGAGAGCCTTAGTTCCCACTCTCCTCCCCAGCCCTACCACCTAAACCCCTCTTTCTA from Kovacikia minuta CCNUW1 carries:
- a CDS encoding type II toxin-antitoxin system VapC family toxin, with product MKQIFADTGYWIALIYPSDTLHSAAQSLHRSITAQNPRIITSEMVLTEFLNFFSGLGENLRLQAATFTMQIQQNPNVTVVPQSTEQFNQAVTFYMQRRDKRWSLTDCSSFLMMQALGITEALAHDRHFEQAGFRVLLKN
- a CDS encoding Uma2 family endonuclease, with translation MVQQYDPFPYFPTEDELPDSDNQPVDNELQLLLPILLRAILLIAWADRPNWFMGANLGLYYHPNDPAIGPDAFLSLGVPRIRPNGKLRLSYVVWQENDVMPQWVLEIVSRKTGGEYSSKFKLYAEMGVLYYTIYNPDHWRRDKHDPFEVYRLIDGSYVRQAGNPIWMPEIGLGIGVERGNHNGYLMDWLYWYNEQGERLPAPENILQQERQRAEQERQRAEQAEQRASIAERQIEQERRLREELLNKLRQRGIDPEEL